The Clostridium sporogenes genome contains a region encoding:
- a CDS encoding WXG100 family type VII secretion target yields the protein MAETIRLNAEGLERASNGLKSGGNDFEHLINTLQNIVNSLPEAWEGEAAIAYAEQFASLRPGLDKTRQLVEDIAVQIDQTLRAAQELDSKIAAQLK from the coding sequence ATGGCAGAAACAATTCGTTTAAATGCTGAAGGATTAGAAAGAGCATCTAATGGTTTAAAGAGTGGTGGAAATGATTTTGAACATTTAATCAATACTTTACAAAATATTGTTAACAGTTTACCAGAGGCATGGGAAGGTGAAGCTGCTATAGCATATGCTGAACAATTTGCTTCACTAAGACCTGGTTTAGATAAAACAAGACAATTAGTTGAAGATATTGCTGTTCAAATTGATCAAACTTTAAGAGCAGCTCAAGAATTAGATAGCAAAATTGCTGCACAATTAAAATAA
- a CDS encoding SMI1/KNR4 family protein produces MSKLTKGLEEVLSDTIYLRNNKDDVIKAIKELDISPSEEFVQFYTTYAGPFWEEALGIELMDIIQDNNNILKSTNICRDEHGFNKEYLVLTEMSANEVIVLDSQTDKVYRVNFQGGDELLKNGELQEEWSSFNDFLKEYFDC; encoded by the coding sequence ATGAGTAAATTGACAAAAGGTTTAGAAGAAGTATTAAGTGATACTATATATTTAAGAAATAATAAAGACGATGTAATTAAAGCTATAAAGGAATTAGATATAAGTCCATCAGAAGAATTCGTTCAATTCTATACAACATATGCTGGTCCATTTTGGGAGGAAGCTTTAGGTATAGAATTAATGGATATTATACAAGATAACAACAATATTTTAAAGTCAACTAACATATGTAGAGATGAACATGGATTTAATAAAGAATATCTTGTATTGACTGAGATGTCAGCGAATGAGGTAATAGTATTGGATAGTCAGACTGATAAAGTGTATAGAGTTAATTTTCAAGGGGGCGATGAACTATTAAAGAATGGAGAACTTCAAGAAGAATGGAGTAGTTTTAATGATTTTCTTAAAGAGTATTTTGATTGTTAA